From one Stieleria sp. JC731 genomic stretch:
- a CDS encoding RNA polymerase sigma factor — MTDDPESIESLPTSPKDAHTTRLEEFFDSCADELLGTLFYVVGNLEDARDALQESFLKCWHHRHQLDEIQNLKAWVFRIALNTGRDFRKTAWNRRRAPLHENTSHEDFPMASTSESPPEGLIKDEQLQTLRVAVAKLPPEQQEVFLLRQNGDLSYPQIAEAMSIPLGTVKTRMRSAIRQLRESVGDLS; from the coding sequence ATGACCGACGATCCGGAATCGATCGAAAGCTTGCCGACAAGCCCAAAGGACGCGCACACAACGCGTCTGGAGGAATTCTTCGATTCCTGCGCTGACGAGCTACTCGGCACGCTGTTCTACGTCGTTGGCAACCTGGAAGACGCTCGGGATGCGTTGCAAGAGTCGTTTCTGAAGTGCTGGCATCACCGGCACCAGCTCGACGAAATCCAAAATTTGAAAGCCTGGGTGTTTCGGATCGCACTGAACACCGGCCGGGATTTTCGAAAGACCGCTTGGAATCGTCGACGCGCTCCGTTGCACGAAAACACCTCTCACGAGGATTTCCCGATGGCCTCGACGTCCGAAAGCCCGCCTGAAGGGCTGATCAAAGACGAGCAGCTGCAAACGCTGCGCGTCGCGGTGGCGAAACTGCCGCCGGAGCAACAAGAAGTCTTTTTGTTGCGGCAAAACGGCGACCTCTCCTATCCGCAAATTGCCGAGGCCATGTCGATTCCGTTGGGAACGGTCAAAACACGGATGCGCTCGGCCATCCGTCAGCTACGCGAAAGTGTAGGAGACCTGTCATGA
- a CDS encoding VWA domain-containing protein, translated as MLPYRISFEHPAFLWLLLGLPVLWWIGFESLGVLGKLRRWLALAIRTLVWTILVFALAGVQLVRVSDRITVMYVLDQSESIPVAKRQVMLDYVVRNVKRHRDARRGDKAGIIVFGRDASVEIPPFDDEIRLRRLESLMERGDATNLESALNLAQATMPEDTSRRIVVVTDGNENLGQARKLVARVASAGIGIDVVPVLLDAKSEVLVEKIDLPTDIRKGQPFEARIVVNNYTDTGQTSGEPTKGRIRVKQKEGKDETILLEREITLDAGKNVFPLRHTIDRPAPYVYEAEFIPASREEDGIRQNNSATAYTHVRGQGRVLLIEDRENEGDFSLLIGKLQDNNIEVVTQTNDDLFGSLAELQAYDAVILAGVPRTTGGSDNEIVSFSDDQIEMLVRNTQQLGAGLLMIGGPEAFGAGGWTGTEIEKAMPVDFQIKNAKVRAVGALALIMHASEMADGNYWQKQICKAAIEQLGSSDFAGVLHWNFQGDAWLWGGDPRWSGLAEVGPNRRVMLSRVSRMTPGDMPQFDPAMNMAVKSLNNVPASVKHCIIISDGDPSAPNPNTMNAFVNGKITISTVAVASHGLQGSQRLQQIASQTGGKYYSVKSGRALPRIFQHEARRVSKPLVYEAAEGLVPRVVFPHAMLDGIDRDLPPITGFVMTQTKDSPLAQVLIQSPRPEQPENATILAAWTYGLGRTAVLTTDAGARWASTWTEWDNYEKFHSQLVRWLMRPTGDTGKFSIATSVKDGEVQVVVNALTKDDAFLDFLEMNATALDPDLNPLALDMRQTAPGRYVGSFPASGAGSYLVNVVPGAGASPLRTGVTVPYSDEYRVRETNMALIESLAATEPEGGDAGEITPPLESRASEDLIETDPFRGGLALARSIRDAWPWFVLGACCLFLGDVMVRRIAFDFAWVGRTVKRLRGEKEDSTEAVTRLDALRKNKSQLDEDLEKRRASVRFEPTSVTSDSDNQVDLSDLGGTSPKPKLGGDKPSSAKPAPSSYTERLLEAKKRARKDKGEN; from the coding sequence ATGCTTCCTTATCGAATCAGTTTTGAGCATCCAGCGTTTCTGTGGCTGCTGCTTGGATTGCCGGTCCTGTGGTGGATTGGTTTTGAATCACTAGGCGTTCTCGGAAAACTTCGTCGCTGGCTCGCTCTGGCAATTCGAACGCTAGTTTGGACGATCTTGGTGTTCGCGTTGGCCGGTGTGCAGCTGGTCCGAGTTAGCGATCGGATCACGGTGATGTATGTCTTGGATCAATCCGAGAGCATTCCGGTGGCCAAACGACAAGTCATGTTGGACTATGTCGTTCGCAACGTGAAACGGCATCGTGATGCGCGACGTGGTGACAAAGCCGGCATCATCGTTTTTGGTCGCGACGCATCGGTCGAGATACCACCATTTGATGACGAGATCCGCCTTCGTCGCTTAGAAAGCTTGATGGAGCGAGGTGACGCGACGAACCTCGAATCTGCACTCAACTTGGCTCAGGCGACGATGCCGGAGGACACTTCGCGTCGAATTGTTGTTGTCACCGACGGCAATGAGAACCTTGGACAGGCGCGAAAGCTGGTCGCCCGTGTCGCTTCGGCAGGGATCGGAATCGACGTCGTTCCGGTGCTGCTGGATGCCAAAAGCGAGGTGCTGGTCGAAAAAATTGACTTGCCTACGGACATTCGCAAAGGCCAACCCTTCGAAGCTCGGATTGTTGTTAACAACTACACCGACACCGGACAAACCAGTGGCGAGCCGACCAAAGGACGCATCCGTGTAAAACAAAAAGAGGGCAAAGACGAAACGATTCTGCTCGAACGCGAGATCACACTGGATGCGGGAAAGAATGTCTTTCCACTTCGTCATACGATCGATCGGCCGGCACCCTACGTTTACGAAGCGGAATTTATCCCAGCCAGTCGCGAAGAAGACGGCATCCGGCAAAACAATTCCGCGACCGCCTATACCCACGTGCGCGGGCAAGGCCGTGTCCTGCTGATCGAAGATCGCGAAAACGAAGGCGACTTCAGTTTGTTGATCGGAAAACTGCAGGACAACAACATCGAAGTCGTCACGCAAACCAACGATGACTTGTTCGGTTCATTGGCCGAACTGCAAGCTTACGACGCGGTGATCTTGGCAGGTGTACCCAGGACCACGGGCGGATCCGATAACGAGATCGTGTCCTTTAGCGACGACCAAATCGAAATGTTGGTCCGCAACACGCAGCAGCTCGGCGCCGGGCTTTTAATGATCGGTGGTCCCGAAGCGTTCGGCGCCGGTGGTTGGACCGGTACCGAAATCGAAAAGGCCATGCCCGTCGATTTTCAAATCAAAAACGCCAAGGTACGCGCCGTCGGGGCATTGGCTTTGATCATGCATGCCAGCGAGATGGCGGACGGCAACTACTGGCAAAAGCAAATCTGCAAAGCCGCGATCGAGCAGCTCGGCAGTTCGGATTTCGCGGGTGTGCTGCACTGGAACTTTCAAGGTGATGCATGGTTGTGGGGTGGCGATCCGAGGTGGTCAGGCCTTGCCGAAGTCGGCCCCAATCGTCGCGTGATGCTGTCACGTGTTAGCCGAATGACGCCCGGCGACATGCCGCAGTTTGATCCGGCGATGAACATGGCAGTGAAATCGCTGAACAACGTACCCGCGTCGGTTAAGCACTGCATCATCATTTCCGATGGTGACCCGAGCGCGCCCAACCCGAACACGATGAATGCGTTCGTCAACGGCAAGATCACAATCAGTACCGTTGCGGTCGCGTCACACGGTTTGCAAGGCAGTCAACGTTTGCAGCAAATTGCCAGTCAAACCGGCGGAAAGTATTACAGCGTCAAAAGCGGACGCGCTCTGCCACGAATCTTTCAGCACGAAGCACGCCGCGTTAGCAAACCCTTGGTTTATGAAGCGGCCGAAGGCTTGGTCCCGCGCGTCGTCTTTCCACACGCAATGCTCGACGGTATCGATCGCGACCTGCCGCCGATCACCGGCTTTGTGATGACGCAGACGAAAGACAGTCCCTTGGCTCAGGTGTTGATCCAATCGCCGCGTCCGGAACAGCCTGAAAATGCAACCATCCTTGCCGCATGGACGTATGGCTTGGGCCGTACCGCTGTGCTGACGACCGACGCAGGCGCACGTTGGGCGAGCACTTGGACCGAATGGGATAACTATGAAAAGTTTCACAGCCAGCTTGTTCGTTGGTTGATGAGACCGACCGGGGATACCGGCAAATTCAGTATCGCGACATCGGTCAAAGATGGCGAAGTGCAAGTCGTTGTGAACGCACTGACGAAAGACGATGCGTTCTTGGACTTCTTGGAAATGAACGCAACGGCGCTCGATCCTGATCTGAATCCGCTGGCACTCGACATGAGGCAAACCGCACCGGGACGCTACGTCGGATCGTTCCCGGCAAGCGGCGCCGGAAGCTATTTGGTCAATGTCGTTCCGGGAGCCGGTGCGTCACCGCTGCGAACTGGCGTGACGGTGCCTTACAGCGATGAATACCGTGTTCGTGAAACCAACATGGCACTTATCGAATCACTTGCCGCAACCGAACCCGAAGGTGGCGATGCGGGTGAGATCACGCCTCCGCTGGAATCTCGTGCCAGTGAAGATCTAATCGAGACAGATCCGTTTCGTGGCGGGCTCGCCTTGGCTCGAAGCATCCGTGACGCCTGGCCATGGTTTGTCCTTGGGGCTTGTTGCCTGTTTTTAGGTGACGTGATGGTTCGCCGAATCGCATTCGATTTCGCTTGGGTTGGCCGCACGGTCAAGCGACTGCGAGGCGAAAAGGAGGATTCGACTGAGGCGGTCACGCGGCTTGATGCTCTCCGCAAAAACAAATCTCAACTGGATGAAGACTTAGAAAAACGGCGTGCCAGCGTTCGCTTCGAACCGACGTCGGTGACTTCCGATTCGGATAATCAAGTCGACTTGTCCGACCTGGGCGGAACGTCACCTAAACCTAAATTGGGCGGTGATAAGCCGAGTTCTGCAAAACCGGCTCCGTCCAGCTACACCGAGCGGCTGCTCGAGGCCAAAAAGCGGGCTCGCAAAGACAAAGGCGAAAACTAA
- a CDS encoding TrkH family potassium uptake protein translates to MAFSLPFAFPVLANRTHLPAAESIEHAGIRGLVLSMAISMFVGTALMIAGRTRKGKPLFRKEAMAVVGLSWLLATILGALPFYLSGTEIWKGRPITFIEAMFEAQAGFSTTGATILTDLETPDVVPHCILFWRSWTHFLGGLGIVVLFVAILGQGSAGKAMVRAEMPGPSKEGSMPRMQHTSLVFAGIYCGLNVILTIVYMVEGMTLFDALCHAFGTMATGGFSTYNRSLGGFDSPLIEYTTILFMILAGTNFTLLYLTMIGGPRRMFADVEFQTYIGIIAGATAGIMFFGLRAEDLGFETFWQGLRNGLFQVVSVITTTGYGTADFDRWNNFARGSLLVLMFIGGCAGSTGGGMKVIRHVLFYKILRREIELSYHPRVVRLIRIGNTTADDPAMLRGIMVYFCLILGIFIASWMLLVTFEPSSTWGYDATDPTSVEDSKLDEKLLDCASAVAATLNNIGPGLGVVGATQNYAGFSQGAKFLFCWLMMLGRVEVFSVLVLVFPSFWRRT, encoded by the coding sequence ATGGCCTTCAGTTTGCCCTTCGCTTTTCCGGTGTTGGCAAACCGGACGCACTTACCTGCCGCAGAATCGATCGAGCACGCCGGGATTCGCGGCTTGGTGCTCAGCATGGCGATCAGCATGTTCGTCGGGACGGCATTAATGATTGCCGGGCGGACTCGCAAGGGTAAGCCATTGTTTCGCAAAGAAGCCATGGCGGTCGTCGGACTTAGCTGGCTGCTGGCGACGATCCTTGGCGCCCTACCGTTCTACTTGAGCGGAACCGAGATTTGGAAAGGACGGCCGATCACGTTTATCGAAGCGATGTTCGAAGCGCAGGCCGGGTTTAGCACGACAGGTGCGACCATCCTTACAGACTTAGAAACGCCCGACGTCGTTCCGCACTGCATCTTGTTCTGGCGAAGCTGGACGCACTTCCTTGGCGGGCTCGGCATCGTCGTTCTATTCGTCGCAATTCTGGGTCAGGGCTCAGCCGGTAAGGCGATGGTGCGGGCCGAGATGCCGGGACCTAGTAAAGAAGGAAGCATGCCGCGAATGCAGCACACATCGCTTGTGTTCGCAGGGATCTATTGTGGCTTGAACGTGATCCTGACGATCGTCTACATGGTCGAAGGCATGACGCTGTTTGATGCGCTATGCCATGCCTTCGGGACGATGGCGACCGGCGGCTTTAGCACGTACAACCGCTCGCTCGGCGGATTTGACAGTCCATTGATCGAATACACGACGATCTTGTTCATGATCTTGGCGGGAACCAACTTCACGCTGTTGTATCTGACCATGATCGGTGGACCACGACGGATGTTTGCGGATGTCGAGTTTCAAACCTATATCGGCATCATCGCTGGGGCCACGGCCGGAATCATGTTCTTCGGTCTGCGCGCCGAAGACCTCGGATTTGAAACATTTTGGCAAGGTTTGCGAAACGGATTGTTCCAAGTCGTCTCGGTGATCACCACGACCGGATATGGCACGGCTGACTTTGACCGCTGGAATAACTTTGCCCGCGGAAGTCTTTTGGTGTTGATGTTTATCGGCGGATGCGCCGGCAGCACCGGTGGCGGCATGAAAGTCATTCGGCACGTGCTGTTTTACAAAATCTTGCGACGTGAGATCGAGCTGTCCTATCACCCACGCGTGGTTCGTCTGATTCGGATCGGCAACACGACGGCGGACGATCCGGCGATGCTGCGTGGGATCATGGTTTATTTCTGTCTGATCCTCGGCATTTTTATTGCCTCATGGATGTTACTGGTCACGTTCGAACCCAGTTCGACATGGGGTTACGACGCGACGGATCCGACCAGTGTCGAAGACAGCAAGCTGGATGAAAAACTGCTCGACTGTGCAAGCGCGGTTGCCGCGACACTGAACAACATCGGACCCGGTTTGGGTGTTGTCGGCGCGACGCAGAACTATGCGGGCTTCAGCCAAGGGGCGAAGTTCCTGTTCTGTTGGTTGATGATGCTCGGACGAGTCGAAGTTTTCAGTGTGTTGGTGTTGGTTTTCCCATCATTCTGGCGACGGACGTAG
- a CDS encoding SOS response-associated peptidase, whose translation MCGRFNLKTPAAAWTQEFLPLWNENEIAERASQLSIKPRYNIAPTQLVSCIHGGDGQADSNARRQWSTFRWGLVPFWAKDISIGNRMINARSETASEKRSFKTPLLKRRCLVPADGYYEWQKTPQGKQPYVIENSHGNVLAMAGLWEENKHLGNDGQPLRTVTILTTAANQSLGKIHDRMPVFIEKQDFSTWLDPQIQDLASIEPMLRTGDDEQFAARPVSTLVNNARNDVPECLDSPE comes from the coding sequence GTGTGCGGACGATTCAATCTGAAAACGCCGGCAGCCGCCTGGACGCAGGAGTTCCTTCCCCTTTGGAACGAGAATGAAATTGCCGAGCGTGCCAGTCAGCTCTCCATCAAGCCTCGTTACAACATTGCCCCCACGCAGCTCGTCTCCTGCATTCACGGGGGAGACGGTCAAGCCGATTCAAATGCTCGACGTCAGTGGTCGACTTTTCGCTGGGGCTTGGTCCCGTTTTGGGCCAAAGACATCTCGATCGGAAACCGCATGATCAATGCCCGTAGCGAAACGGCAAGCGAGAAACGATCCTTCAAAACACCGTTGTTAAAGCGACGATGTTTGGTTCCCGCCGACGGCTACTACGAATGGCAAAAGACACCTCAAGGCAAGCAGCCTTACGTGATCGAGAACAGCCACGGGAACGTTCTCGCGATGGCGGGCCTGTGGGAAGAAAACAAACACTTGGGCAATGATGGGCAACCGCTTCGAACGGTCACGATCCTGACCACAGCGGCGAATCAATCCCTTGGCAAAATCCACGACCGGATGCCCGTTTTCATTGAGAAACAAGATTTCTCGACATGGCTGGATCCGCAAATCCAAGACCTCGCCTCAATTGAGCCGATGTTGCGTACCGGCGACGATGAGCAATTCGCCGCACGCCCCGTTTCGACCTTGGTCAACAACGCTCGGAACGACGTTCCAGAATGCTTGGATTCTCCCGAGTAA
- a CDS encoding GxxExxY protein — protein sequence MFKQEGYDLMGAAFEVYNELGYGMAEEIYQQSLEIELGLRKIQFLSKSELQVHYKDNLLTTVYRPDLLVYKEIVVELKAAKALAAEHEAQLFNYMRISKKTVGYLINYGSSPGLEWKRIVL from the coding sequence ATGTTCAAGCAGGAAGGTTACGATCTGATGGGGGCGGCGTTCGAGGTTTACAACGAACTGGGTTATGGCATGGCGGAAGAAATCTACCAGCAAAGCCTTGAGATTGAGCTCGGTCTCCGCAAAATTCAATTCCTCAGCAAATCCGAACTCCAGGTCCATTACAAAGACAACTTGTTGACGACCGTCTATCGCCCTGACTTGCTGGTCTACAAAGAGATCGTCGTCGAATTGAAGGCCGCGAAAGCCCTTGCGGCGGAACACGAAGCCCAATTGTTTAACTACATGCGAATCAGCAAGAAGACAGTCGGATACTTGATCAACTACGGATCGTCACCGGGACTGGAATGGAAACGAATCGTGTTGTAG
- a CDS encoding amino acid aminotransferase, producing the protein MSHRFSILETAPPDAILGLTEAFNADSNPDKLNLSVGVYKDETGKTPILQSVKAAEKKILETEATKGYLPIDGSPDYANDVRQLVFGDSIPQDRVAVMQTPGGTGGLRVAADFMRTQLPQVKVWMPNPTWANHPAIFAAAGLPTETYRYLADDRTSLDLDGMLQTLRESASPGDVVLLHGCCHNPTGIDPTKDDWKQIADVVKEKQLLPLIDFAYQGFGDGIDEDAFGLRTILEQTDEALVCTSFSKNFGLYSERVGAISLVAASSEDTSAARSQLKRTVRTNYSNPPRHGASIVATILGDEQLTLQWKEELEAMRVRITRLREQFVETMKNTGKGHDFGFLLRQKGMFSFSGLTPMQVDELKGKYGIYIVGSGRINVAGMSETKMQYFCESVASVLE; encoded by the coding sequence ATGAGTCACCGTTTCTCCATTCTCGAAACCGCACCTCCGGACGCCATTTTGGGTCTGACCGAAGCGTTCAATGCCGATTCGAATCCCGACAAACTGAATCTGTCTGTTGGCGTCTACAAAGACGAAACGGGTAAAACGCCGATCCTGCAATCTGTCAAAGCGGCTGAGAAAAAGATCCTGGAGACCGAGGCAACCAAGGGCTATTTGCCAATCGACGGTTCGCCGGATTACGCCAACGATGTCCGGCAATTGGTTTTTGGCGATAGTATTCCGCAGGATCGTGTCGCAGTAATGCAAACGCCAGGCGGCACGGGCGGGCTTCGCGTCGCAGCTGACTTCATGCGGACACAGCTACCGCAGGTCAAAGTCTGGATGCCGAATCCGACTTGGGCAAACCATCCGGCCATTTTTGCCGCTGCGGGACTGCCCACGGAAACCTATCGCTATCTGGCCGACGACCGGACTTCGCTGGACCTCGACGGGATGTTGCAGACGCTGCGCGAATCGGCTTCGCCCGGTGACGTCGTTTTGCTTCACGGCTGTTGTCACAACCCGACCGGGATTGATCCCACAAAGGACGATTGGAAACAGATCGCCGACGTTGTCAAAGAGAAGCAGCTGTTGCCACTAATTGACTTCGCCTATCAAGGGTTCGGCGACGGCATCGACGAAGACGCGTTCGGCTTACGGACGATCTTGGAACAAACCGATGAAGCGTTGGTCTGCACTTCGTTTTCAAAGAACTTTGGCCTTTACAGCGAACGCGTCGGGGCGATTTCCTTGGTCGCAGCAAGCAGTGAAGACACGAGCGCGGCGCGAAGCCAACTCAAACGCACCGTCCGTACCAACTACAGCAACCCGCCACGTCACGGTGCCTCGATCGTCGCGACGATCCTTGGCGATGAACAGCTAACGCTTCAATGGAAAGAAGAACTTGAAGCGATGCGAGTCCGAATCACGCGACTTCGCGAACAATTTGTCGAAACGATGAAGAACACCGGCAAGGGCCATGACTTTGGTTTCTTGCTTCGCCAAAAAGGCATGTTCTCGTTCAGCGGTTTGACGCCAATGCAAGTTGACGAATTGAAAGGCAAGTACGGCATTTACATCGTCGGCAGTGGCCGAATCAATGTCGCCGGCATGTCGGAAACCAAAATGCAGTACTTCTGCGAATCGGTTGCCTCGGTACTTGAATAG
- a CDS encoding hydroxypyruvate isomerase family protein yields the protein MSGLKSSVCIDAVFEGVPKSEAIARVKSCGIDAFEFWGWWDKDLAEIEDAKAKHEMQIASCCTKFISLVNPAARREYLDGLAESIEAAKRLGCPTLISQVGDFREDESHEAQHDCLVEGLREAAPMLEQAGITLVFEPLNDLIDHIGYYLVRSEQAFAIVDHVDSPNVKVVFDIYHQQISEGNVIRNVVENVGRIGHLHAAGNPGRNELTRGELNYAEIFKAIRDTDYEGYVGLEYWPIDDPEKGLKEANALVSA from the coding sequence ATGTCTGGACTGAAATCCTCCGTGTGTATCGACGCCGTTTTCGAAGGCGTCCCCAAGTCCGAAGCGATCGCGCGTGTCAAATCGTGTGGAATCGATGCCTTTGAATTTTGGGGTTGGTGGGACAAAGACTTGGCCGAGATCGAAGACGCCAAAGCAAAGCACGAGATGCAAATCGCATCGTGCTGCACCAAGTTCATTTCCTTGGTTAACCCCGCGGCACGTCGTGAATACCTCGACGGTTTGGCCGAATCGATCGAAGCGGCCAAGCGATTGGGATGCCCAACGCTAATTTCCCAAGTCGGCGACTTTCGTGAAGACGAATCGCACGAAGCCCAGCACGACTGCCTCGTCGAAGGCTTGCGCGAAGCGGCACCGATGCTGGAACAGGCCGGTATCACGTTGGTCTTTGAACCGCTTAATGACCTGATCGATCACATCGGCTACTACCTCGTTCGCAGCGAACAGGCATTCGCGATCGTCGATCATGTCGATAGCCCTAACGTCAAAGTCGTCTTTGACATCTACCACCAACAGATCAGCGAAGGCAATGTGATTCGCAATGTTGTGGAAAACGTCGGCCGCATCGGTCACTTGCATGCCGCCGGTAATCCCGGACGCAACGAACTGACACGGGGCGAGTTGAACTATGCGGAGATCTTCAAAGCGATCCGCGACACCGACTACGAAGGCTATGTCGGTTTGGAATACTGGCCGATCGATGACCCCGAAAAGGGTCTCAAAGAAGCCAACGCTTTGGTCTCTGCCTAA
- a CDS encoding type II CAAX endopeptidase family protein: MENPDPHQVPTTPESASSESSAEQLAATDVQIDHRDEVGTGDQGPPQPLVPPGLNPIARQAFDFKTTQPGLYKAIALGWNVLGMPAISLAIFFVASFLAVFLAITIVYGELNPRLIGNPEAMKVVSNSRIGFPVLVVAPQFALVSLAVIFAFFSPDGFRRRLSLVRGHWPLWAWAAAAASTPLIGFVSSAIVGSLIGESENLKMMTDVFRGHGESGFLVPLALMIGGTPALCEELLFRGYIQTRLNSLIGPIFGILIASLLFAVFHLDWVHVIAVMPLGIYLGVIAWRSASIFPAMLAHFINNSISVFAVVLAPEQEGQLPSGQMVLFLMMVLSLSLAGTVVTAIALWRYPTPKVAAAV; encoded by the coding sequence ATGGAAAACCCCGACCCGCATCAAGTTCCCACGACTCCGGAGTCAGCATCCTCTGAGTCTTCGGCTGAACAACTTGCCGCGACTGATGTCCAAATCGATCATCGCGACGAAGTCGGGACCGGCGATCAAGGTCCACCACAACCGCTCGTGCCACCGGGGTTGAATCCGATCGCTCGCCAAGCTTTCGATTTCAAAACGACTCAACCGGGTTTGTACAAAGCGATCGCCTTGGGATGGAACGTGCTCGGCATGCCAGCGATCTCGTTGGCGATCTTTTTCGTCGCTAGCTTCTTGGCGGTCTTCCTGGCGATCACGATCGTTTACGGAGAGCTGAATCCGCGATTGATTGGTAACCCGGAAGCCATGAAAGTGGTTTCCAACTCAAGGATCGGATTCCCGGTACTCGTAGTCGCCCCGCAGTTCGCGCTCGTTTCGCTCGCCGTCATCTTTGCGTTCTTTTCGCCTGACGGGTTTCGGCGAAGGCTATCGCTGGTGCGTGGGCATTGGCCGCTGTGGGCTTGGGCTGCGGCAGCCGCTTCGACACCGTTGATCGGCTTTGTCTCGTCGGCCATTGTTGGGTCGCTGATCGGCGAAAGTGAAAACCTGAAAATGATGACCGACGTCTTTCGTGGTCATGGCGAATCGGGGTTCCTGGTTCCGCTGGCACTGATGATCGGTGGGACACCGGCACTATGCGAAGAGCTGCTGTTTCGTGGGTACATTCAAACGCGGTTGAACAGTCTGATCGGACCGATCTTCGGTATCCTGATCGCTTCGTTGTTATTCGCTGTCTTTCATTTGGACTGGGTTCACGTGATCGCCGTGATGCCACTGGGAATCTATCTCGGTGTGATCGCGTGGCGTAGCGCATCAATTTTTCCCGCGATGCTGGCGCACTTTATCAACAATTCGATCAGCGTCTTCGCCGTCGTGTTGGCACCCGAGCAAGAAGGGCAACTGCCGTCAGGTCAAATGGTTTTGTTCCTGATGATGGTGCTGTCGCTAAGTCTAGCTGGCACCGTTGTGACAGCGATTGCGCTTTGGCGATATCCAACGCCGAAGGTTGCCGCGGCGGTCTAG
- the argC gene encoding N-acetyl-gamma-glutamyl-phosphate reductase, with the protein MSISVALIGATGYTGLEVARLLSSHPEARLTIATARSDAGQPIAAVHPSLAGRIDLTFEELDAGKIASQCDVAMCCLPHGASAETVKELCAAGIRVIDFSADFRLSSLDVYEHWYKVKHPWPERVGQTVYGLPEFFADEIAKADLVANPGCYPTSAILPLAPLAKAGLIEADDVIVDSKSGVSGAGRSLKLGTLYCETNESIAAYAVGSHRHGPEIEDLVSRISDDPSQVVFTPHLTPMSRGILSTIYVRPKNGDSQAAVDQITQCWRDCYGNQPFVNVVEHLPATAHVAGTNYVQMSARASGKRVVLLSAIDNLAKGASGAAIQNMNVMFGIDQTLGLS; encoded by the coding sequence ATGTCGATCTCTGTCGCACTGATTGGGGCCACCGGGTACACCGGATTGGAAGTCGCTCGGCTGTTGAGTTCGCATCCCGAAGCTCGCTTGACGATCGCGACAGCTCGATCTGATGCGGGGCAACCGATCGCGGCAGTCCACCCTTCACTAGCAGGGCGCATCGATCTAACTTTTGAAGAACTCGATGCCGGTAAGATCGCCTCGCAGTGCGATGTGGCGATGTGCTGTCTGCCTCACGGTGCGTCGGCCGAAACGGTCAAAGAGCTTTGTGCTGCTGGGATCCGCGTGATTGATTTCAGTGCGGATTTTCGGCTTTCATCGTTGGACGTTTATGAGCACTGGTACAAAGTCAAACATCCTTGGCCGGAGCGCGTTGGCCAAACCGTTTACGGTTTGCCTGAATTCTTTGCCGATGAAATTGCCAAAGCCGACTTGGTCGCCAATCCCGGATGCTATCCCACCAGCGCGATCTTGCCGCTTGCGCCTCTCGCAAAAGCCGGTTTGATCGAAGCGGATGACGTTATCGTGGACAGCAAAAGCGGCGTCAGCGGAGCGGGACGCAGCTTGAAACTGGGCACGTTGTACTGCGAAACGAACGAATCGATCGCCGCCTACGCAGTCGGCAGTCATCGTCACGGTCCGGAAATCGAAGACTTGGTCAGCAGGATTTCTGACGATCCATCCCAAGTTGTCTTCACGCCTCACCTGACGCCGATGTCACGAGGAATTCTGTCGACGATTTACGTTCGGCCTAAAAACGGCGATTCCCAGGCCGCCGTCGATCAGATCACACAGTGTTGGCGCGATTGTTACGGCAACCAGCCGTTTGTTAACGTTGTCGAACACCTTCCGGCGACGGCACATGTCGCCGGAACGAACTATGTTCAAATGTCGGCCCGAGCTTCTGGAAAGCGAGTGGTGCTCTTGTCAGCGATCGATAATCTGGCGAAAGGAGCAAGCGGGGCGGCAATCCAAAACATGAACGTGATGTTTGGAATCGATCAAACGTTAGGCCTCAGCTGA